In Enterobacter sp. 638, a single window of DNA contains:
- the gpsA gene encoding NAD(P)H-dependent glycerol-3-phosphate dehydrogenase, translated as MSTVNASMTVIGAGSYGTALAITLARNGHEVVLWGHDPKHIATLQHDRCNVAFLPDVPFPDSLHLESDLATALAASRNILVVVPSHVFGQVLHQIKPLMRADARIVWATKGLEAETGRLLQDVAREVLGDDIPLAVISGPTFAKELAAGLPTAISLASTDQTFSDDLQHLLHCGKSFRVYSNPDFIGVQLGGAVKNVIAIGAGMSDGIGFGANARTALITRGLTEMSRLGEALGADPATFMGMAGLGDLVLTCTDNQSRNRRFGMMLGQGMDVMGAQEKIGQVVEGYRNTKEVRELAHRFGVEMPITEEIYQVLYCGKNAREAALTLLGRSRKEERSSS; from the coding sequence ATGAGTACAGTTAATGCGTCAATGACTGTGATCGGTGCCGGCTCGTACGGCACTGCTCTTGCTATTACCCTGGCAAGAAATGGTCACGAAGTGGTGCTTTGGGGCCACGATCCTAAACATATCGCGACGTTACAACACGATCGCTGCAATGTTGCGTTCCTTCCTGATGTTCCTTTTCCTGATTCGCTGCACCTCGAAAGCGATCTCGCTACGGCGCTTGCTGCCAGCCGCAATATCTTAGTTGTCGTGCCAAGCCATGTGTTTGGTCAGGTGCTGCACCAGATCAAGCCGCTGATGCGTGCTGATGCGCGTATCGTGTGGGCAACGAAAGGACTGGAAGCGGAAACGGGACGTCTGTTGCAGGATGTGGCCCGTGAAGTGCTGGGTGACGATATTCCGCTGGCGGTGATCTCCGGACCGACGTTTGCCAAAGAGCTGGCCGCTGGCCTGCCGACGGCAATCTCTCTGGCGTCAACCGATCAAACCTTCTCCGACGATCTCCAGCATTTGCTGCACTGCGGCAAAAGCTTCCGCGTCTACAGCAACCCGGATTTTATCGGCGTGCAGCTGGGCGGCGCGGTGAAGAACGTTATCGCGATCGGCGCGGGTATGTCTGACGGTATCGGCTTTGGCGCGAATGCGCGTACGGCATTGATCACCCGTGGACTGACCGAGATGTCGCGTCTTGGCGAAGCCTTAGGCGCCGATCCTGCCACCTTTATGGGTATGGCCGGTTTAGGCGATCTGGTGCTGACCTGTACCGACAACCAGTCTCGTAACCGCCGCTTTGGCATGATGCTCGGACAGGGCATGGATGTGATGGGCGCGCAGGAAAAGATTGGTCAGGTGGTTGAAGGCTATCGCAATACCAAAGAAGTTCGGGAATTGGCGCACCGTTTTGGTGTCGAAATGCCAATAACCGAGGAAATTTATCAGGTATTGTATTGCGGAAAAAATGCGCGCGAGGCAGCATTGACCTTATTAGGTCGCTCACGCAAGGAAGAGCGCAGCAGTAGCTAA
- the envC gene encoding murein hydrolase activator EnvC has product MTWVVKPLRFSVRPLLYASALSAGVLLCATSAHADDRDQLKSIQADIAAKERAVRQQQQQRASLLAQLKQQEEAISAAARKLRETQNTLSLLNKQIDEMNASIAKLERQRDAQERNLAAQLDAAFRQGEHTGIQLILSGEESQRGQRLQAYFGYLNQARKETIAQLKQTREEVNTQKAELEEKQSQQQTLLYDQQAQQAKLEQARNERKKTLSGLESSIQEGQTQLGEMRANESKLRNSIARAEAAAKARAEKEAREAQAVKDRQQEASRKGSTYKPTESERSLISRTGGLGAPRGQAFWPVRGSILHRYGEQLQGELRWKGIVIGASEGSEVKAIADGRVILADWLQGYGLVVVVEHGKGDMSLYGYNQSALVSVGTQVRAGQPIALVGSSGGQGRPSLYFEIRRQGQAVNPQPWLGR; this is encoded by the coding sequence ATCACATGGGTCGTGAAGCCGCTACGGTTTTCAGTCAGACCTTTGCTTTACGCCAGCGCGCTTAGCGCTGGCGTATTGTTGTGCGCCACATCCGCCCACGCTGACGATCGCGATCAGCTCAAATCGATTCAGGCCGATATCGCCGCGAAAGAGCGCGCGGTTCGCCAGCAGCAACAGCAACGCGCTTCACTGCTTGCGCAGTTAAAACAGCAGGAAGAAGCCATTTCCGCCGCCGCGCGGAAATTACGCGAAACGCAAAACACCCTTTCGCTGCTCAATAAGCAAATCGATGAAATGAATGCGTCGATTGCCAAACTTGAACGCCAGCGTGACGCCCAGGAACGTAATCTTGCCGCTCAGCTTGATGCGGCATTCCGTCAGGGTGAGCATACCGGTATTCAGTTGATTCTCAGCGGTGAAGAGAGCCAGCGCGGCCAGCGTTTGCAGGCCTATTTTGGTTATCTGAACCAGGCTCGCAAGGAGACCATCGCGCAGCTTAAGCAGACGCGCGAAGAGGTCAACACCCAGAAAGCGGAGCTTGAAGAGAAGCAAAGCCAGCAGCAGACCCTGCTTTACGATCAGCAGGCGCAACAGGCGAAGCTAGAACAGGCGCGGAACGAGCGTAAGAAAACGCTTTCCGGTCTGGAGTCATCGATTCAGGAAGGTCAGACGCAGCTGGGTGAAATGCGTGCCAACGAATCCAAACTGCGTAACAGCATTGCGCGTGCCGAAGCGGCAGCCAAAGCCCGGGCCGAAAAAGAAGCCCGTGAAGCGCAGGCCGTAAAAGATCGCCAGCAAGAAGCGTCGCGTAAAGGTTCAACCTATAAACCGACCGAAAGCGAGCGCTCGCTCATCTCGCGTACCGGCGGCCTTGGTGCCCCTCGCGGACAAGCGTTCTGGCCCGTACGTGGTTCGATTCTGCATCGCTATGGCGAACAACTGCAGGGTGAGCTACGTTGGAAGGGTATCGTTATTGGTGCCTCCGAAGGTAGCGAAGTCAAAGCCATCGCCGATGGCCGCGTGATCCTCGCCGACTGGCTGCAGGGTTACGGTCTTGTCGTGGTGGTTGAACACGGCAAAGGCGACATGAGTCTTTACGGCTATAACCAGAGCGCACTGGTCAGCGTAGGCACACAGGTCCGTGCCGGACAACCCATCGCCCTTGTGGGCAGTAGTGGCGGTCAGGGCCGCCCGTCACTCTATTTCGAAATTCGTCGCCAGGGTCAGGCGGTCAATCCACAGCCGTGGTTGGGAAGATAA
- the gpmM gene encoding 2,3-bisphosphoglycerate-independent phosphoglycerate mutase: MSVSKKPMVLVILDGYGYREDSQDNAIFNAKTPVMDALWAQRPHTLIDASGLEVGLPDRQMGNSEVGHVNLGAGRIVYQDLTRLDVEIKERTFFSNPTLTGAVDKAVSAGKAVHIMGLLSAGGVHSHEDHILAMVEMAAERGAEKIYLHAFLDGRDTPPRSAKSSLQTFEDKFAELGKGRVASIIGRYYAMDRDNRWDRVEQAYDLMTMAKGEFQFDTAVAGLEAAYARDENDEFVKATVIRAEGQADAAMEDGDALIFMNFRADRAREITRAFVNADFDGFARKKVVNLNFIMLTEYAADIKVPCAYPPASLANTLGEWMAKHDKTQLRISETEKYAHVTFFFNGGVEEPFKGEDRILINSPKVATYDLQPEMSSAELTEKLVAAITSGKYDTIICNYPNGDMVGHTGVMEAAVKAVETLDHCVEQVAKAVESVGGQLLITADHGNAEQMRDPSTGQAHTAHTNLPVPLIYVGEKSLKAVEGGKLSDIAPTMLTLMGMEIPKEMTGKPLFIVE; the protein is encoded by the coding sequence ATGTCGGTTTCTAAAAAACCTATGGTACTGGTGATTCTGGATGGTTATGGCTATCGCGAAGACAGCCAGGATAATGCCATTTTCAACGCAAAAACCCCGGTAATGGATGCGCTGTGGGCACAACGTCCGCATACCCTGATCGATGCGTCCGGCCTGGAAGTGGGTCTGCCAGATCGCCAGATGGGCAACTCCGAAGTCGGACACGTCAACCTGGGTGCGGGCCGCATTGTTTATCAGGACCTGACCCGTCTGGATGTTGAAATTAAAGAACGCACGTTCTTTTCCAACCCTACGCTGACCGGTGCTGTCGATAAAGCCGTGAGCGCAGGCAAAGCGGTTCACATTATGGGTCTGCTCTCTGCGGGCGGCGTTCACAGCCACGAAGATCACATCCTGGCGATGGTAGAAATGGCAGCCGAGCGCGGCGCAGAAAAAATCTACCTGCATGCTTTCCTGGACGGTCGCGACACCCCACCGCGCAGCGCCAAATCTTCCCTGCAAACCTTTGAAGATAAATTTGCCGAGCTGGGCAAAGGCCGTGTTGCCTCGATCATTGGCCGTTACTACGCAATGGACCGCGATAACCGCTGGGATCGCGTTGAGCAAGCGTATGACCTGATGACCATGGCAAAAGGTGAGTTCCAGTTTGATACCGCCGTTGCCGGTCTGGAAGCCGCTTACGCGCGTGACGAGAACGACGAATTCGTGAAAGCAACCGTGATCCGTGCTGAAGGCCAGGCTGACGCCGCTATGGAAGACGGCGATGCGCTGATCTTCATGAACTTCCGTGCCGACCGTGCGCGTGAAATCACCCGTGCATTCGTGAATGCTGATTTTGACGGTTTCGCCCGTAAGAAAGTGGTGAACCTCAACTTCATCATGCTGACCGAATACGCCGCTGACATCAAAGTGCCGTGCGCATATCCACCAGCTTCACTGGCAAACACCCTTGGCGAGTGGATGGCGAAGCACGACAAAACGCAGCTGCGCATTTCCGAAACCGAGAAATACGCGCACGTGACCTTCTTCTTTAACGGCGGCGTAGAAGAGCCGTTCAAAGGCGAAGACCGCATTCTGATTAACTCCCCGAAAGTGGCGACGTACGATCTGCAGCCAGAAATGAGCTCTGCTGAGCTGACTGAAAAACTGGTCGCGGCAATCACAAGTGGCAAATACGACACCATTATCTGTAACTATCCTAACGGCGATATGGTTGGCCATACCGGCGTGATGGAAGCAGCAGTGAAAGCGGTTGAAACCCTGGACCACTGTGTTGAGCAAGTTGCCAAAGCCGTTGAATCCGTTGGCGGTCAGTTGCTGATCACCGCCGATCACGGTAACGCTGAGCAGATGCGCGATCCGTCGACCGGCCAGGCGCATACGGCGCACACAAACCTGCCCGTTCCGCTGATTTATGTGGGTGAGAAATCTCTGAAAGCGGTGGAAGGCGGTAAGCTTTCTGACATCGCGCCCACCATGTTGACGCTGATGGGGATGGAAATCCCGAAAGAGATGACTGGCAAGCCGCTGTTCATCGTGGAATAA
- the grxC gene encoding glutaredoxin 3, with protein sequence MANIEMYTKATCPFCHRAKALLSSKGVTFQELPIDGDAAKREEMIKRSGRTTVPQIFIDAQHIGGCDDLYALDARGGLEPLL encoded by the coding sequence ATGGCCAATATCGAAATGTACACCAAAGCGACCTGCCCGTTCTGCCATCGCGCGAAAGCGCTCCTGAGCAGCAAAGGCGTCACCTTTCAGGAACTGCCTATCGATGGCGACGCGGCAAAACGTGAAGAGATGATCAAACGTAGTGGCCGTACGACGGTTCCGCAGATTTTTATTGATGCGCAGCACATTGGCGGCTGTGATGACTTGTATGCGCTTGATGCACGTGGTGGGCTTGAACCCCTGCTGTAA
- the trmL gene encoding tRNA (uridine(34)/cytosine(34)/5-carboxymethylaminomethyluridine(34)-2'-O)-methyltransferase TrmL: protein MLNIVLFEPEIPPNTGNIIRLCANTGFRLHIIEPMGFTWDDKRLRRAGLDYHEFTAVVRHHDYAAFVAAENPQRMFALTTKGTPAHSAVSYQEGDYLMFGPETRGLPATILDVLPAEQKIRIPMMPDSRSMNLSNAVSVVVYEAWRQLGYAGAVLRS, encoded by the coding sequence ATGCTTAACATCGTACTATTCGAACCAGAAATTCCGCCTAATACCGGCAATATCATTCGCCTGTGTGCCAATACCGGTTTTCGTCTACATATCATTGAGCCGATGGGCTTTACGTGGGACGACAAACGCCTGCGCCGCGCGGGACTGGATTATCATGAATTTACGGCCGTCGTTCGCCATCACGATTACGCGGCCTTTGTGGCAGCGGAAAATCCGCAGCGCATGTTTGCTCTGACGACCAAAGGCACACCGGCGCACAGCGCAGTGAGTTATCAGGAAGGCGATTATCTGATGTTTGGTCCGGAGACGCGTGGCCTGCCAGCCACTATTCTGGATGTTCTGCCCGCTGAGCAAAAAATCCGTATTCCAATGATGCCGGACAGCCGCAGCATGAATTTGTCTAATGCGGTGTCGGTCGTGGTGTATGAAGCCTGGCGCCAGCTGGGATATGCCGGCGCCGTGCTCAGAAGCTAG
- the kbl gene encoding glycine C-acetyltransferase, translating into MRGDFYKQLNSDLETARAEGLFKEERIITSAQQADITVADGSHVINFCANNYLGLANHPELIAAAKKGMDTHGFGMASVRFICGTQDSHKVLEKKLADFLGMEDAILYSSCFDANGGLFETLLGAEDAIISDALNHASIIDGVRLCKAKRFRYANNDMQELEARLKEAREAGARHVLIATDGVFSMDGVIANLKGVCDLADKYDALVMVDDSHAVGFVGENGRGSHEYCDVMGRVDIITGTLGKALGGASGGYTAARKEVVEWLRQRSRPYLFSNSLAPAIVSASIKVLEMVESGAELRARLWSNARLFREKMSAAGFTLAGADHAIIPVMLGDAVVAQNFARELQKEGIYVTGFFFPVVPKGQARIRTQMSAAHSPEQIERAVEAFIRIGKQLGVIA; encoded by the coding sequence ATGCGTGGTGATTTTTACAAACAGTTAAACAGCGACCTGGAAACCGCTCGCGCGGAAGGGTTGTTCAAAGAAGAACGTATCATCACTTCTGCGCAGCAGGCGGATATCACCGTCGCTGATGGCAGCCATGTGATCAACTTTTGTGCGAACAACTACTTAGGTCTTGCGAATCATCCTGAGCTGATTGCTGCCGCTAAAAAGGGTATGGACACTCACGGCTTCGGAATGGCCTCTGTGCGCTTTATCTGCGGTACGCAGGACAGCCACAAAGTGCTTGAGAAGAAGCTGGCCGATTTCCTCGGCATGGAAGATGCGATTCTCTACTCTTCCTGTTTCGATGCCAACGGCGGTCTGTTCGAAACGCTGCTGGGCGCGGAAGACGCGATTATCTCTGATGCCCTGAACCACGCGTCCATCATTGACGGCGTGCGTCTGTGCAAAGCGAAGCGTTTCCGCTACGCCAACAACGACATGCAGGAGCTGGAAGCACGCTTGAAAGAGGCCCGTGAAGCCGGTGCTCGCCATGTGCTGATCGCTACCGACGGCGTGTTCTCGATGGACGGTGTGATTGCCAACCTGAAAGGTGTGTGCGATTTGGCCGACAAATATGACGCGCTGGTGATGGTCGATGACTCTCACGCGGTTGGTTTTGTTGGCGAAAATGGTCGCGGTTCCCACGAATACTGCGACGTGATGGGCCGGGTAGACATCATCACCGGTACGCTGGGCAAAGCGCTTGGCGGCGCATCCGGCGGCTACACCGCCGCCCGCAAAGAAGTGGTGGAGTGGCTGCGTCAGCGCTCGCGTCCGTATCTGTTCTCCAACTCTCTGGCCCCGGCTATCGTCTCTGCCTCTATCAAAGTGCTGGAAATGGTCGAGTCCGGCGCTGAACTGCGCGCTCGCCTGTGGTCCAACGCCCGTCTGTTCCGCGAAAAAATGAGCGCGGCGGGCTTTACGCTGGCGGGTGCCGATCACGCGATTATCCCCGTGATGCTGGGCGATGCGGTTGTGGCGCAAAACTTCGCGCGTGAGCTGCAAAAAGAGGGAATTTACGTCACCGGGTTCTTCTTCCCGGTGGTGCCAAAAGGTCAGGCGCGTATCCGCACCCAGATGTCTGCGGCGCATTCACCTGAACAAATCGAGCGTGCGGTTGAAGCCTTTATCCGCATCGGCAAACAACTGGGCGTGATTGCCTAA
- a CDS encoding glycosyltransferase family 2 protein, whose product MLKLTVCLLTCNSARLLREVMPPLLTVADEFIVVDSGSTDSTLAICREYGLSVHHHPYAMHGAQMNYAIDLATHDWVLCMDSDEILDAETVDFILALKAGEAPPVNCAWRIARYWYVLGEEVRTIYPISSPDYPVRLFNRTRARFNHRPVDDKVEGNVQATKMPGRVRHDTFYTLHEVFNKLNSYTSRLVKYQKVRPSIGRGVISATGAFFKWYLFSGAWRQGKVGIVTGLYAVSYSFLKYFKAWYLYQDNEKEKSTAEKPVDSHLIE is encoded by the coding sequence ATGCTCAAGCTTACCGTTTGTTTATTGACCTGTAATTCAGCGCGCTTGCTGCGCGAGGTTATGCCTCCGTTACTGACAGTGGCGGACGAATTTATCGTGGTGGATTCCGGAAGTACTGATTCGACTCTGGCTATCTGTCGAGAGTACGGTCTTTCTGTCCACCATCATCCTTACGCGATGCACGGCGCACAGATGAATTATGCGATTGATTTGGCAACGCATGATTGGGTGCTGTGCATGGACAGCGACGAAATCCTGGATGCCGAAACGGTCGATTTCATCCTGGCACTGAAAGCGGGCGAAGCGCCTCCGGTCAACTGTGCCTGGCGTATTGCGCGTTACTGGTATGTGCTTGGCGAAGAAGTGCGAACGATTTATCCCATCTCCTCACCGGATTATCCGGTGCGTCTGTTCAATCGCACTCGGGCGCGATTCAATCACCGTCCGGTCGATGACAAAGTTGAAGGCAATGTGCAGGCCACCAAAATGCCGGGACGCGTGCGGCATGACACGTTTTACACGCTTCATGAAGTCTTTAATAAACTGAATAGCTACACGTCGCGGCTGGTGAAATACCAGAAAGTGAGGCCATCTATTGGGCGCGGGGTGATCAGCGCAACGGGTGCATTTTTCAAATGGTATCTGTTCAGTGGCGCATGGCGACAGGGGAAAGTGGGGATCGTGACGGGGCTGTACGCGGTCTCATACAGTTTTTTGAAATATTTTAAGGCCTGGTATCTCTATCAGGATAACGAAAAAGAAAAGTCCACGGCGGAAAAGCCAGTGGACTCTCATCTCATCGAATGA
- the tdh gene encoding L-threonine 3-dehydrogenase produces MKALSKLKAEEGIWMTDVPEPEVGHNDLLIKIRKTAICGTDVHIYNWDEWSQKTIPVPMVVGHEYVGEVVGIGQEVKGFKIGDRVSGEGHITCGHCRNCRGGRTHLCRNTVGVGVNRPGCFAEYLVIPAFNAFKIPDNISDDLASIFDPFGNAVHTALSFDLVGEDVLVSGAGPIGIMAAAVAKHVGARNVVITDVNEYRLSLARKMGVTRAVDVSKENLNDVMAELGMTEGFDVGLEMSGAPPAFRSMLDTMNHGGRIAMLGIPPSDMSIDWNKVIFKGLFIKGIYGREMFETWYKMAALIQSGLDLTPIITHHFGIDDFQKGFDAMRSGQSGKVILSWD; encoded by the coding sequence ATGAAAGCGTTATCCAAACTGAAAGCCGAAGAAGGGATTTGGATGACCGACGTGCCGGAGCCGGAAGTCGGTCATAACGATCTGTTAATCAAAATTCGCAAAACCGCGATTTGTGGCACTGACGTGCATATTTACAACTGGGACGAATGGTCACAAAAAACCATTCCGGTGCCGATGGTTGTCGGTCACGAATATGTCGGTGAAGTGGTTGGCATTGGCCAGGAAGTGAAAGGCTTCAAAATTGGCGATCGCGTTTCCGGCGAAGGCCACATCACCTGCGGCCACTGCCGTAACTGCCGTGGCGGACGTACTCACCTGTGTCGTAACACCGTTGGCGTAGGCGTGAACCGTCCGGGCTGTTTCGCGGAATATCTGGTGATCCCGGCGTTTAACGCCTTCAAGATCCCGGACAATATTTCTGACGATCTGGCGTCCATCTTCGATCCGTTTGGTAACGCGGTTCACACGGCGTTGTCCTTCGATCTGGTCGGCGAAGACGTACTGGTGTCCGGCGCTGGCCCAATCGGCATTATGGCCGCCGCCGTGGCGAAACACGTTGGTGCGCGTAACGTGGTGATCACCGACGTTAACGAATACCGCCTGTCGCTGGCGCGCAAAATGGGAGTCACCCGCGCGGTGGACGTCTCCAAAGAGAACCTGAACGACGTGATGGCCGAGCTTGGCATGACAGAGGGCTTCGACGTGGGCCTGGAAATGTCCGGCGCGCCGCCAGCGTTCCGCTCGATGCTGGATACCATGAACCACGGCGGACGTATCGCCATGCTGGGTATTCCGCCGTCAGATATGTCGATCGACTGGAACAAAGTTATCTTTAAAGGTTTGTTCATCAAAGGCATATATGGTCGTGAGATGTTCGAAACCTGGTACAAGATGGCGGCGTTGATTCAGTCTGGTCTGGACCTGACGCCGATCATTACTCACCATTTCGGGATTGATGATTTCCAGAAAGGCTTCGACGCGATGCGCTCGGGCCAGTCAGGAAAAGTCATTCTGAGCTGGGATTAA
- a CDS encoding rhodanese-like domain-containing protein: MQEIMQFVSRHPVLSIAWIGLLAAVLFTTFKGLTSKVKVITRGEATRLINKEDAVVVDLRQRDDFRKGHIAGSINLLPAEIKANNVGELDKHKAQPIIVVDGTGMQAQDPASALIKAGFEKVYVLKDGVSGWSGENLPLVRGK, encoded by the coding sequence ATGCAAGAAATTATGCAATTTGTTAGCCGCCATCCGGTACTGAGTATCGCGTGGATTGGTTTACTGGCAGCTGTGCTGTTCACCACTTTCAAAGGCCTTACTTCTAAAGTTAAGGTTATCACTCGTGGCGAAGCAACGCGTCTTATCAATAAAGAAGACGCCGTCGTTGTGGACCTGCGTCAGCGTGATGATTTCCGTAAAGGTCATATTGCAGGTTCTATCAACCTGCTGCCTGCTGAAATCAAAGCAAACAATGTTGGTGAACTGGACAAGCATAAAGCGCAGCCGATTATCGTTGTCGACGGTACCGGTATGCAGGCGCAGGATCCGGCCAGCGCGCTGATCAAGGCGGGTTTTGAAAAGGTATACGTGCTGAAAGACGGCGTCTCCGGCTGGAGCGGCGAGAATCTGCCTTTAGTTCGCGGTAAATAA
- a CDS encoding divergent polysaccharide deacetylase family protein, which translates to MLQFRRLVLSVISALALASPVYAGKLAIVIDDFGYRPHNENQVLAMPTAISVAVLPNAPHAREMATKAHNSGHEVLIHLPMAPLSKQPLEKDTLRPDMSSDEIERIIRDAYGKVPFAVGLNNHMGSAMTSSLFGMQKVMQALERYNLYFLDSMTIGNSQALRASQGTGVKVIKRKVFLDDTQNDADIRAQFNRAVQLARRNGSAIAIGHPHPSTVRVLQQMLPTLPSDITLVRPSDLLNEPQVDTSRPDTSSPPGTNPATKPRNPFKGVSLCKPKQPLEPVYATRFFSVIGESVGQSSLVKYVQHQWQGWDRKA; encoded by the coding sequence TTGCTTCAATTTCGTCGTCTTGTTTTATCCGTCATCAGCGCGCTGGCGCTGGCTTCACCGGTTTACGCAGGCAAACTTGCCATCGTCATTGATGATTTCGGTTATCGCCCACACAACGAGAATCAGGTGCTGGCGATGCCCACTGCCATCTCCGTTGCCGTGTTACCCAATGCCCCACATGCGCGCGAAATGGCGACCAAAGCCCATAATAGCGGGCACGAAGTGCTGATCCACTTGCCGATGGCGCCGCTCAGTAAACAACCGCTGGAAAAAGACACCTTACGCCCGGACATGAGCAGCGACGAGATCGAGCGCATTATTCGCGATGCTTACGGAAAAGTGCCCTTTGCCGTCGGACTGAATAACCACATGGGCAGCGCGATGACGTCGAGCCTGTTTGGAATGCAAAAAGTGATGCAGGCATTGGAGCGCTACAATCTCTATTTCCTCGACAGCATGACCATTGGCAATAGCCAGGCTCTGCGCGCCTCGCAGGGCACCGGTGTGAAGGTGATTAAGCGCAAAGTCTTCCTGGACGACACGCAGAACGACGCGGATATTCGCGCTCAGTTCAATCGTGCGGTTCAGCTCGCACGCCGCAACGGGTCGGCTATCGCGATTGGGCATCCCCATCCGTCCACCGTGCGCGTCTTGCAGCAAATGCTGCCAACGCTTCCGTCGGATATCACGCTGGTACGCCCGAGCGATCTACTCAACGAGCCGCAAGTAGATACCTCACGGCCCGATACGTCATCGCCGCCAGGCACAAACCCAGCGACAAAACCGCGAAATCCGTTCAAGGGTGTGAGCCTCTGCAAGCCAAAACAGCCGCTGGAACCGGTGTATGCCACCCGATTCTTCTCGGTGATCGGCGAAAGCGTGGGCCAAAGCTCACTGGTGAAATACGTCCAGCATCAATGGCAGGGTTGGGATAGAAAGGCGTAA
- the secB gene encoding protein-export chaperone SecB yields MSEQNNNEMSFQIQRIYTKDVSFEAPNAPHVFQKDWQPEVKLDLDTASTQLADDVYEVVLRVTVTASLGEETAFLCEVQQGGIFSVGGIEGNQLAHCLGAYCPNILFPYARECITSLVSRGTFPQLNLAPVNFDALFMNYLQQQAGEGTEEHQDA; encoded by the coding sequence ATGTCAGAACAAAACAACAACGAAATGAGTTTCCAGATTCAGCGCATCTACACCAAGGATGTCTCTTTCGAAGCGCCAAATGCGCCGCATGTTTTCCAGAAAGATTGGCAGCCAGAGGTTAAACTTGATCTTGATACTGCGTCTACCCAACTGGCAGACGACGTGTATGAAGTTGTACTGCGTGTGACCGTCACCGCCTCGCTGGGCGAAGAAACTGCATTCCTGTGCGAAGTACAGCAGGGCGGCATCTTCTCCGTGGGCGGCATTGAAGGTAATCAGCTGGCGCATTGCTTGGGTGCATACTGCCCGAACATTTTGTTCCCGTATGCTCGCGAATGCATCACCAGCCTGGTATCCCGCGGTACATTCCCGCAACTGAACCTTGCGCCAGTTAACTTTGATGCGCTGTTCATGAACTATCTGCAGCAGCAAGCTGGCGAAGGTACTGAAGAACATCAGGATGCCTGA
- the cysE gene encoding serine O-acetyltransferase, translating into MPCEELDIVWNNIKAEARALADCEPMLASFYHATLLKHEDLGSALSYMLANKLASSIMPAIAIREVVEEAYAADPEMIASAACDIQAVRTRDPAVDKYSTPLLYLKGFHALQAYRIGHWLWNEGRRALAIFLQNQVSVTFQVDIHPAAKIGRGIMLDHATGIVVGETAVIEDDVSILQSVTLGGTGKTSGDRHPKIREGVMIGAGAKILGNIEVGRGAKIGAGSVVLQPVPPHTTAAGVPARIVGKPESDKPAMDMDQHFNGIHHTFEYGDGI; encoded by the coding sequence ATGCCGTGTGAAGAACTGGATATCGTCTGGAACAATATTAAAGCCGAAGCCCGGGCTTTAGCCGACTGCGAGCCTATGCTGGCCAGTTTTTACCACGCGACGTTACTCAAGCATGAAGATCTCGGCAGCGCCCTGAGCTATATGCTCGCGAACAAACTCGCTTCTTCAATCATGCCCGCCATTGCCATTCGCGAAGTCGTTGAAGAGGCGTATGCCGCCGACCCCGAAATGATCGCTTCTGCGGCCTGTGATATTCAGGCCGTGCGAACGCGCGACCCGGCGGTGGATAAATACTCCACGCCGCTGCTGTACCTCAAAGGTTTTCACGCCCTGCAGGCTTACCGCATCGGCCACTGGCTGTGGAACGAAGGCCGTCGTGCGCTGGCTATTTTCCTGCAAAATCAGGTTTCCGTGACCTTCCAGGTGGATATTCACCCGGCAGCGAAAATCGGTCGCGGCATCATGCTCGACCACGCCACCGGCATTGTTGTCGGTGAGACGGCGGTTATCGAAGATGACGTGTCCATTCTGCAATCCGTGACCCTTGGCGGTACGGGCAAAACCAGTGGCGATCGCCATCCAAAGATTCGCGAAGGCGTGATGATTGGCGCGGGCGCGAAAATTCTCGGCAATATTGAAGTCGGACGTGGCGCGAAGATTGGCGCAGGTTCTGTTGTGCTTCAACCCGTTCCACCGCACACCACCGCCGCAGGCGTGCCAGCGCGAATCGTGGGCAAACCCGAGAGTGATAAACCGGCGATGGATATGGATCAGCATTTCAACGGCATTCACCATACCTTCGAGTATGGTGACGGTATCTAG